The genomic segment tttaaaaagtggttacaGGTTTTCCCATTAAATGGTAGGTTTGATGATATAGAATTCTAtcaattttctgttgaccaatcatgatatgATGTtattgagtaatagttacataatcacaatagtaaaagatattaatcagttttcacaatcaatagggAGACAAAAAATAAGAGTTGCAAAGACAAAATAGGAACATGATTAACGTAACAATATAAactaattacatacaatttgggggatcaaagaaaagatataccaatctgaatgcagagtttcaaagaataacaagaagagataagaaagccttcttaagggaacaatgcaaagaaacagacaaaaacaacagaatgggaaagactagagatttcttcaagaaaatcagggctatcaaggggacatttcatgcaaagataggaacaataaaggacagaaatggtatgaacccgacagaagcagaagatattaagaggtggcaggaatacacagaagaactaaacaaaaaagttCTCAGTGACCACGACAAGCACGAtagtgtggtcacttacctagagccagaaatcctggagtgggcagtcaagtgggtcttaggaagcattactacaaacaaagctagtggaggtgatggaaatccagctgagctatttaaaatcctaaatgatgatgctgttaaagtgctgcactcaatatgtcagcaaacttaaAAAATTCAGCAgcggtcacaggactggaaaaggtcagttttcattccaatcccaaagaagggcaatgccaaagaatgttcaaactactgcacaattgcactcatttcacatgttagaaaggtaatgctcaaaacccttcaagttaggcttcaacagtatgtgaaccgagaactttcagatgtacaagctggatttagaaacggcagaggaaccagagataaaattgccaacaaccaagggatcatagaaaaagcaagtgaatttcagaacatctacttctgtttcattgactgtgctaaagcctttgactgtggatcacaacaaactgtggtaagtttttaaagaaatgggaataccaaaccaccttacttgcctcctgagaaatctgtatgcaggtcaagaagcaacagttagaattggacatggaacaacaaactagttcaaaatagggaaaggagtacttcaaggctgtctattgtcatcctgcttatttaacttacatgcagaatacatcatgtgaaatgctaggctggatgaatcacaagctggaatgaggagtgccgggagaaatatcaataactttaaatatgcagatgatatcacctcAATGGCAGaattgaagaggaacttaagagcatCTTGATacaggtgaaagagcagagtgaaaaagctggcttaaaactcaacatttaaaaaatgaagatcagggCACCTGGTCtcaccatttcatggcaaatagatgaggaaaaaatggaaacactgacagaatttactttcttaggttccaaaatcactgtggatggtgactgcagccatgaaattcaaagacatttgctgcttggaagaaaagctgtaacaaacctagacagcatgttaaaaagcagaaacatcattttgcccacaaaggtctgtgtaatcaaagctatggttttttccagtagtcatgtacagatgtaaaagttggaccgtaaagaaggctgagcatcaaagaactgatgcttttgaactgtggtgctggagaagacttttgagagtcccctgatCAAGGGGATCACgcaagaccaaaccagtcaatctaaaagaaatgaaccctgaatattcattggatggactgatgctgaagctcaaactccaatactttggccacctgatgtcaagagctgactcactgggaaagaccctgatgctgggcaagattgagggcagggggaaaaGGAGGtgaaaaaggatgagatggttggatgacatcatcaactcaatggtcatgagtttgaacaaactccaggagatagtgaaggacagggaagcttggtttgctgcagtccatggggttgcaaagagttggacacaactgagtgactgaactgaaatagagggaacttggaaataaattttttaaagaccattcatgaaatataattcacaaatATCACAAATTtcacccttttatttatttttttgccaagtCATATAGCATGTGGATCGTAGTTCCCTaacagggatcgaacttgtgcccTCTGTATTAAATGCacattcttaaccaatggaccaccagcaaagtccaaaattcactcttttaaagtgtacaattcagggTTCTAAGTATGGTCACAAGGCTTTGCAACCATTACCAATAACTCCAAAGAAATTTTACCATCCCAGAAGTATGCACTGCACTCTTTAGCACTCAGTCCTCACTCTTCCCTCCCCGCAGCCACTGGCAGCCACTAATCTACTGTCTTACTGCACGTGCCTACGCCGGAAATTTCAAGCAAATGGAACCCCTCATCCATTATGGGGCCTTTTATATCTGGGTTCTTCCATTTAGCATGACtgcaaggttcacccatgttgtaggaTGTATtggtacttcattcctttctaggcctaaataatattccactgtttaGATATAacactttgtttattcattcatgagCTGATGAGTATCTGAATGATTACCACTTTTTAGCTATTACAAAtatgctatgaacatttgtgtataaatCTTTATATGAACATATGTTATTTCTCTCAGGTATGTTCTTAGAAGTGCATGCAATGGCTGGCCCCTAAGTTTAACATCTTGAAGAATCGGCAAAGTGTTTCCCAAGTGTGTACCATCTTATAATCCCACCAGTGATAAGCAGGTTCCAAcatctccacatcctcaccagcatgtgattttttgtgttttttattttagctatcTTAGTAGCCATAAAGTAGCACCTCAGTgcagttttgattagcatttctcaaCGACAactgatgttaagcatcttttcatgtgcatattggCCATTCGCATGTGTTCTTCAGAGAGTAATTCTAATTACTTGCCCACTGTCCAACTGGGCTGTTgttttcactgttgagttttcaatactgttttatttatcctggacatatgatttgtaaatattttctcccattttgtgggttgtcttttcacttccttTATATTGTCTTTTGAATCACAAGTTTTAATTTTTGATCAagtctattttttgttgttgttgctgtacttttggtgtcatgtctaagaaaGCTCTGCCTAATCTAAGGTCACAAACCTGTtctcttctatgagttttatagttttgatttttaaatttatgtctttcattttgagttaattttttcaCATGGTATGAGGCAGCAGTCCACTTCATCCTTCTGCGTGTGGGTATTCATTTGTCCtggcactatttgttgaaaacactGTTATTTCCATTTGTCTTGGGATCCCACAGAAGTCAATTTAACACAAATGATGGGaattatttctggactctcagttctaTTCTACTGATCTATGTTTACCTTTATGCCTGCATCATACTATCTTGATTACTGCTTCTTTGTAGTAACTTGTGAAATTAGGAAGTAGAATCCTTCAACATTGTTCTTTTCTCAAGGATGTCTTGGTTATTCTGGGTTCCCTGCAATTCCATGTGAGCTTTAGTCTTTCCATCaatttccaggaagaaaaaaaaagaggtagctAGGATTTTGATAGGATTACATTGAATTTGTATATAAATTCAAGGAATATTGTCATCTTAAGAACACTAAGCTTTTCAACCCATGAACATGGGATTCCTTATCATTTATTTAAGCCTTTCATTCTTCTCagtgatgttttctaattttcagtgtacaagtttcACATTTCTTCTgctaatttctaaatatttcaatcTCTTTGATGCTAGTATAAACTGGATAGTCTTGTTAATTTCATTGTCAGACTGTTCACTGTTAGCATATAGAAATATAACTGATTATTGTATGTTGATCTTGGATTCTGTAATatcactgaattcatttattaggtcTAGtaggttttatgtgtgtgtgtgtgggcctCAAGCAATTTGATACTAGCCTCTCCCAAGACTCAAGTAGCGTATGTGGAGCCAAAGTTTTAACTTCTCTTAATTCTCCACTGAGTACAGGTGATTTGTTCTGATTTTCTACCACTGGTCATAAGTTTAACCTTTGTGTACATAATCCATAATATTGGTATAAACTATTTGTAATAAACTTTCATGGTGCTTAGTATATACTGTTTAACGAAAAACGAAATCAagacatgaaatgaaaataaggtTCACTGAATTTACATAAAGCAACAGTGAAACAAAGGCCTATTAGTAAGTATACTTTGTAAAAAATTCAGAATCTAAACTATAAATTTAGTATTCCTGAACATATTTTACAGTATATGCATATCATATCACGGTCTAAGAACAGTGAAAATTTCCACTTTAGATATCCaatttgctgtttgttttgtttaaaacaaatacttgagtaataaaaatatctacttttcctTTACTCGGggcaataaattataaaatataattaaattttaggAAACAGTAAAGAACAGCACtttatccacatgcaaaaatagTTACCCTATTGGTAGGCATCAAATTAGATGACTATTTGAAATTtaagatggtttaaaaaaaaaaaaaagatggttttACATGCCttccatgttttgtttttgaaacagtATGATCCAAAGtctcaaaacaaattaaaaggatGGCACAGGTATAATGTTTGAATAACAAAAGACTTTTCTCACATTTAGCAATACTCTTCTAAATGATCATTCAAACTAAAATGAAACGCTTTACTACCTGAGTTTAATCTTTGGAAGCATAAGCTTAGATTGTTACCAAATTGATACTACCGTAAGAAAAACTgctaagtgttagtcgctcagttgtgtccaactctttgtaaccccacagactgtagctcaccaagctcctctgttcagaattctccaggcaaaaatactggagtgggtagccattcctttttccagggcatctttcccaaccagggatcgaacccagagtctcctgcatcgcaggcagaatctttaccatctgagccactagggaagcccaaaagaaggTTCTAAAGTCACAAATGAAGCTACTCTTTATCTTCCAGAACAGTAAGTATGGGAAGTTTTCTTACTCCGAAAGTTAGGAGACAACTGTCTCACAGTCCTTGTCCTTTCAAATAAAAGACAAGATCCAAAATGTAGACGTTATCACAATTGGTTTTAAAATGCATTCCTAATGAAATTGCCCCCTGCAAAAAATAGTATTAGTAAATTATAAACCTTTTcctaagaaaatgttttaaatagtaaatattttcttttaaaaatgttatataagaGAGCTGTTTGTGCAATAAAAATATGGCTTATCAACCACAATTTTTATCCTTTGGCTAGCAggcttgttttcttttatctctcAAGATCAAACTACAGCAAATACCTTGTTTTCATCTCCTCCTCCAAATTTCTGTACAAACAGGTAAGCATATGATATCCACTACCTAGAGTTAGTTGAATGGCTATGAATCCCACGCCATGTCCTTAGAATTCAACTGTATTAAAAGGTGCCAAAAGGTTTTTGGACAGTGCCTTCTAAATGGCATATTACTTTCTCAAGCGCTAGTCCAACAAGTTTTCACTAGGAGAACTTCTTTTCTAGAGTTCTCCAAAGGGGATCTGATACTCTCAAATCACTGTCAGGTAGGTAACAAATCTGCCTAGCATTTAAAATTCAGCAgtttattacataaaataatttctaatatcCAGAATTTAGAGACTCCTACAAAACTCACTGAGAAGGTGGGCAAACCTGGATTACCACGCTATTTCAACAGGAATTTTGAGTTTTCTCTGTGCCTAACACCCAACTTTTGCAATTTGGTGAAGCCTCTGGACCTCTTCTTTGAATAGTATTATTAAACACATAACAGGATTTGCAAGGAAACTAAAAAGTAAACTTGGAACATGTCTTTATGTACTCCTCCACTATATTAAATAACCAGTATAATCTTGAAGAAATAAACAGTATCTCTAGGTATCTGCAACAACCAGTGTGGCATGAAAACATCTGTGATTTCTACTGGTGACCAAGTTACAACTACTACTGTGACTTACTGCTTATGTTCACAATTGAAGAACATAGATTTTGTTTAAAGTTGAGTGAAAATGCCTAGTACCATTCTTTACATCCAAGTTCATGATCCATTAAAGTCTATATATGCACCCCAATTAACTCGATCAGAATCtcatattttacaaaagaagttTTCCTTATCATCATCCTAGCACATTTGCAGTATATATAAAGCACAGCATTTTATGAAAGTCTTCGTTAAGTTTAACTTGTCTTCACAAGGTTAAAACTAGTTTCAAGTTGTTTTTGGTCTTTCTATAACTCAATGAGACGCTAGCCAATTGGGCTAGACCTCGTgcattcactttcattttaaaacgTATCATCGGTATCAACCCTAAAAACGGTCCCCATAATGTAGGTCAAGAGTCGTTTCACATGTTTCAAATTTCTACGATATGCCTGGCTTACAAGGGCTAACGTCTTAAAAGTCAGAAACCTATTTGTACCCAGAGCATCACATTTTAAACGTAAGTCCCTGCCTCTCTTCAACCCTCTCTTCAACCCAGTAACTTAGGTTATCAGAATGcttttacactaaaaaaaaaaaaaaaaaaaagaaatgtttaagatGTCGGGGGCGGGCGGTACCTCAGAAGCCTTCACTAAAACTTCGCTCTCTCATTAAGTCTCGGTTCGCAGTGGCCGCCCGGCTCGGGGCCGCGCCGTCTAGTGACCCGCACGGCCCAGGGCGAAGAGGAGGGGACGCCGGAGCGGCCCGAGGAGCCGAGGCGGGGGCCGCGGCCGAGCGAGGCGGCCTCGGCGTCCCCCTCAGAGTCGTCCCGGGTCCCCGCCCGCGCGGCCCGGCCCGGCGgctccccgcccgcccccgcccgaGAAGTCACCTGAAATGAGCGGCCAGGGAACAGCGGCAGCACCACACGGGCATGGGTGGCGGCGCCCCGGGCGCCCGAGCGCGGCCGCCTCCCGCGGCGGGGTGGCCCGGTTGGGGCGCCCGCCGGGTCGCGGGGGTCCTCGTGGCCCCCCGCGTCTCGCCGTGGTCGCGGCCGCCGGAAGCTGCGGCGCGGCGCCGGCGGCGGCCGGGCTCTGAGGCGGCCGGGCTCTgaggcggcagcggcggcggcagcggcccGGGGCCCGCCTCAGGGGAGCCGCTTCCGCTCCCGGCCCGCGGCCGGCTGAGGTCTCGGGGCGCCGCTATGGGGGGCGGGACGCGGGGGCTGGCACGCGGAGACGGCGGCGGAGGCCGGCGGGCTCCTCCTCGCAGGTGCGGCGGCGGCCGAGGCCCGCGATTGGCGCAGCCGCGCCCGGGGCCGGCCGGGGGCCGGGCCTGACGACGCGCTGGGGCGGCTGGGGCTGCGCCGAGGCCCGGGCCCCGCGGCCGCCCTTCTGGCGTCCGGCCGGCTGGGCGGGCGCGGATGTGAGGGGGCGCCCGGCGCCAGTTACCGGGGAAGAGCCGACGCTGCTCGCCCCGGCGGCCGGCCGATCCGCGGGAACCCGGCAGGCCTCGCGGCCTCTGCGGTCGGCGCGTCGCGGCGTC from the Cervus canadensis isolate Bull #8, Minnesota chromosome 12, ASM1932006v1, whole genome shotgun sequence genome contains:
- the LOC122450958 gene encoding translation initiation factor IF-2-like, whose amino-acid sequence is MGGGAPGARARPPPAAGWPGGRALRRQRRRQRPGARLRGAASAPGPRPAEVSGRRYGGRDAGAGTRRRRRRPAGSSSQVRRRPRPAIGAAAPGAGRGPGLTTRWGGWGCAEARAPRPPFWRPAGWAGADVRGRPAPVTGEEPTLLAPAAGRSAGTRQASRPLRSARRGVCSQAAPSSRRGRPGTPRLPVHENRFIIYFYFFLSAFPRARPGPRHPELPRARFPLWTRPHGGLEELGQRRGPGPRVLVGGVGRPRRGPPSLTLV